In Streptomyces sclerotialus, one genomic interval encodes:
- a CDS encoding MFS transporter, which translates to MPLALLALAISAFGIGTTEFVMMGLLPNVADDLGTSVPTAGYLVSAYAIGVVIGAPLLTALGSRIPRKRMLLLMMAVFTAGNLASALAPNFGMLVAGRLLAGLPHGAFFGVGAVVAARLVKEGRQARAVATMFLGLTVANIVGVPAATLLGQHLGWRATFLVVAAIGLIAMASLAKLVPHVPRDEQNGVRQEIRALGNRQVLLGLLTAVFGFAGVFAVYSYLASMMTKVTGFGEGTVPVVLALFGIGMTLGALAAGPLTDRALRPTLFGALGALAVTLVVFDFTVHVKWAALVTVVILGAVGFMTTTPLQMLVMNKAEHAPTLASASNHSAFNLANAGGAWLGGVAIAADWGWTSPTLVGAVLAVVGLSIAVTAALMDRSPNRSRIVATSDDKARHEPARLG; encoded by the coding sequence ATGCCCTTGGCTCTGCTCGCGCTCGCGATCTCGGCCTTCGGTATCGGCACCACCGAGTTCGTGATGATGGGCCTGCTGCCCAACGTCGCGGACGACCTGGGCACCTCCGTGCCCACCGCCGGCTACCTCGTCTCCGCCTATGCCATCGGTGTCGTCATCGGCGCCCCGCTGCTGACCGCGCTCGGCTCGCGCATCCCCCGCAAGCGGATGCTGCTGCTCATGATGGCGGTCTTCACGGCCGGCAACCTCGCGTCCGCGCTCGCCCCGAACTTCGGCATGCTCGTCGCGGGCCGGCTGCTGGCCGGTCTGCCGCACGGTGCGTTCTTCGGTGTCGGCGCGGTCGTCGCGGCCCGGCTGGTGAAGGAGGGCCGCCAGGCCCGCGCGGTCGCCACGATGTTCCTCGGTCTGACCGTGGCCAACATCGTCGGCGTGCCCGCCGCGACCCTGCTCGGCCAGCACCTCGGCTGGCGCGCGACCTTCCTGGTCGTCGCCGCCATCGGGCTGATCGCCATGGCCTCGCTGGCCAAGCTCGTCCCGCACGTACCGCGCGACGAGCAGAACGGCGTGCGGCAGGAGATCCGGGCCCTCGGCAACCGCCAGGTGCTGCTCGGCCTGCTCACCGCGGTCTTCGGCTTCGCCGGCGTGTTCGCCGTCTACAGCTACCTCGCCTCGATGATGACCAAGGTCACCGGCTTCGGCGAGGGGACCGTCCCCGTCGTGCTCGCCCTCTTCGGCATCGGTATGACCCTCGGCGCGCTCGCCGCGGGCCCGCTGACCGACCGGGCGCTGCGCCCGACGCTGTTCGGCGCGCTCGGAGCCCTCGCCGTCACCCTCGTCGTCTTCGACTTCACCGTGCACGTGAAGTGGGCGGCGCTGGTCACGGTCGTGATCCTGGGTGCGGTCGGCTTCATGACCACCACACCCCTCCAGATGCTGGTGATGAACAAGGCCGAGCACGCCCCGACGCTCGCCTCCGCGTCCAACCACTCCGCGTTCAACCTCGCGAACGCGGGCGGTGCCTGGCTCGGCGGCGTCGCGATTGCCGCGGACTGGGGCTGGACCTCCCCGACCCTGGTCGGCGCGGTCCTGGCGGTCGTCGGCCTCTCCATCGCGGTGACGGCCGCTCTGATGGACCGCTCGCCGAACCGGTCCCGCATCGTTGCCACCAGTGACGACAAGGCCCGGCACGAACCCGCCCGGCTCGGCTGA
- a CDS encoding endonuclease/exonuclease/phosphatase family protein, translating into MWRRGIVLAALAVVLGLLMVLHADVPNSVGNLGSLLETFLPWVGLGVPVLLVAALLRRSATALVALVLPAVVWANLFAGQLTDKSGNAGNLTVATHNVDAANTDPAGTARQVASSGADVIALEELTAEALPEYRAALAKQYPYRTVQGTVGVWSKYPLSDARPVDIKMGWTRALRATVTAPDGQRVAVYAAHLPSVRVKVKAGFTANQRDRSAAALGEAIAQERLSKVVLLGDLNGTMNDRSLAPVTAQMRSAQGAAGDGFGFSWPAAFPMARIDQIMVKGVDPASAWTLRSTGSDHLPLAASFKI; encoded by the coding sequence ATGTGGCGGCGCGGGATCGTGCTCGCGGCGCTCGCCGTGGTGCTCGGCCTGCTGATGGTCCTGCACGCCGACGTCCCCAATTCGGTGGGCAATCTCGGCAGCCTGCTGGAGACCTTCCTGCCGTGGGTGGGGCTGGGCGTTCCGGTGCTGCTCGTCGCGGCCCTGCTGCGGCGCTCGGCGACCGCGCTGGTCGCACTCGTGCTGCCGGCGGTCGTCTGGGCGAACCTCTTCGCCGGGCAGCTCACCGACAAGTCCGGCAACGCCGGCAATCTGACGGTGGCCACGCACAACGTCGACGCGGCGAACACCGACCCGGCCGGCACGGCCCGCCAGGTCGCCTCCTCCGGGGCCGACGTGATCGCGCTGGAGGAGCTGACCGCCGAGGCGCTGCCCGAGTACCGCGCGGCGCTGGCGAAGCAGTACCCGTACCGCACGGTCCAGGGCACGGTCGGCGTGTGGAGCAAGTACCCGCTCTCCGACGCCCGCCCGGTGGACATCAAGATGGGCTGGACGCGGGCCCTGCGCGCCACGGTCACCGCGCCCGACGGGCAGCGGGTCGCGGTCTACGCGGCGCACCTGCCCTCGGTCCGGGTGAAGGTCAAGGCCGGGTTCACCGCGAACCAGCGGGACCGGAGTGCCGCGGCGCTGGGCGAGGCCATCGCGCAGGAGCGGCTGTCCAAGGTCGTGCTGCTCGGCGACCTGAACGGCACGATGAACGACCGGTCGCTGGCCCCGGTCACGGCGCAGATGCGGTCGGCGCAGGGCGCGGCCGGTGACGGCTTCGGCTTCAGCTGGCCGGCCGCTTTCCCGATGGCCCGGATCGACCAGATCATGGTCAAGGGCGTGGACCCGGCGTCGGCGTGGACGCTGAGGTCGACGGGCAGCGATCACCTTCCGCTGGCGGCGTCCTTCAAGATCTGA
- a CDS encoding TetR/AcrR family transcriptional regulator, protein MTSAKRDGTPADEAERTAAEPSAAAGPSCAAAVRRPGRPRNEALESTIIESVLDLLERDVPLADLSMERIAREAGVGKATVYRRWSGKTDLMLDVMRSLEEENPELPGESVRDDLVSLLEFLRRRGLAKRNSALMRTVITQVKAQPELWREYHDTVVQARRDALLAVLRRGIAGGEIRGDCDIDVLADLFVAPMLSRALLHEWKELPEGLAEQIVDTVLDGVRPRT, encoded by the coding sequence GTGACGAGCGCGAAACGGGACGGGACACCGGCCGACGAGGCGGAGCGGACCGCGGCGGAACCGTCCGCCGCGGCCGGGCCCTCCTGCGCGGCGGCCGTCCGGAGGCCCGGGCGGCCGCGCAACGAAGCACTGGAGTCCACGATCATCGAGAGCGTGCTGGACCTCCTGGAGCGCGACGTCCCGCTCGCCGACCTGTCGATGGAGCGCATCGCCAGGGAGGCGGGCGTGGGCAAGGCTACGGTGTACCGGCGCTGGTCCGGCAAGACCGACCTGATGCTCGACGTCATGCGCTCGCTGGAGGAGGAGAACCCCGAGCTGCCCGGGGAGTCGGTCCGCGACGACCTGGTGTCGCTGCTGGAGTTTCTGCGCCGCCGCGGCCTGGCCAAGCGGAACTCCGCTCTGATGCGGACGGTGATCACCCAGGTCAAGGCGCAGCCCGAGCTGTGGCGTGAGTACCACGACACGGTCGTCCAGGCGCGCCGTGACGCGCTGCTGGCCGTCCTGCGGCGCGGGATCGCCGGCGGCGAGATCCGCGGGGACTGCGACATCGACGTCCTCGCCGACCTCTTCGTGGCGCCGATGCTCTCCCGGGCGCTGCTGCACGAGTGGAAGGAACTGCCCGAGGGGCTCGCCGAGCAGATCGTCGACACGGTCCTGGACGGGGTGCGCCCGCGTACGTGA
- a CDS encoding MFS transporter, with translation MARSSASPPGAGAAGSPSDGPGTAASGAARQVPEHIHRRRWAILAVLMLSLLIVVLDNSILNVAMKTIATPAPTGLGASQSQLEWAINSYTLVFAGLLFTAGLLGDRLGRKKILLTGLVIFGLGSVLAAVSGSPGQLIAFRAVMGLGGALVMPATLAILMNVFERDEQPKAIGIWAGGVGLAIAIGPIAGGLLLAHFWWGSVFLVNVPIVLIALAAMVLLVPDSKDPRPGRLDPVGVLLSVVGLVLLVYGIIKGGQLADFTDPQVLGTVLGGLLVLTGFVLYEKRIDHPSIDIGYFRKPAFSAAVAAIALVFFALMGVTFFMVFYIQSVRGFSPLQAGLLLLPLAAAQMIFAPRARHVVDRFGARVVCTVGMLLVAVTMSGFVLMGTDTPIWVLEVLFFLQGTGMAHIMPPVTVSIMQSLPREKAGSGSALNNTFRQVGGTLGVAVLGSVLSATYRNDIEGTLNAVPGLPDAARHAAGESIEATLGVADKLGPAGRQLAAAADDAFVHAMHVTALGSATVAVVGALVVGLFLPGRAADRPAGPPQETPRETAPTGRRP, from the coding sequence ATGGCACGTTCATCCGCTTCTCCGCCCGGCGCCGGTGCCGCCGGGAGTCCCTCCGACGGCCCGGGCACAGCCGCGTCGGGCGCCGCCCGGCAGGTGCCCGAGCACATCCACCGCCGCCGGTGGGCGATCCTCGCGGTGCTGATGCTCAGCCTGCTCATCGTGGTGCTGGACAACTCGATCCTGAACGTGGCGATGAAGACGATCGCCACCCCTGCCCCCACCGGCCTCGGCGCGAGCCAGAGCCAGCTGGAGTGGGCGATCAACTCCTACACGCTGGTCTTCGCGGGCCTGCTGTTCACCGCTGGGCTCCTCGGTGACCGGCTGGGCCGCAAGAAGATCCTGCTCACCGGCCTGGTGATCTTCGGCCTCGGGTCCGTGCTGGCCGCCGTGTCCGGTTCGCCCGGCCAGCTGATCGCCTTCCGCGCGGTGATGGGCCTCGGCGGCGCGCTGGTCATGCCGGCCACCCTCGCCATCCTCATGAACGTCTTCGAGCGTGACGAGCAGCCCAAGGCCATCGGCATCTGGGCCGGTGGCGTCGGCCTCGCCATCGCGATCGGCCCGATCGCCGGCGGCCTGCTGCTCGCCCACTTCTGGTGGGGCTCGGTCTTCCTGGTCAACGTGCCGATCGTGCTGATCGCGCTGGCCGCGATGGTGCTCCTGGTCCCGGACAGCAAGGACCCCCGGCCCGGCCGGCTCGACCCGGTGGGCGTGCTGCTGTCCGTCGTCGGCCTCGTGCTGCTGGTGTACGGCATCATCAAGGGCGGCCAGCTCGCCGACTTCACCGACCCGCAGGTGCTCGGTACGGTCCTCGGCGGCCTGCTGGTCCTGACCGGTTTCGTGCTCTACGAGAAGCGCATCGACCATCCGTCGATCGACATCGGCTACTTCCGCAAGCCCGCCTTCTCCGCGGCCGTCGCCGCCATCGCGCTGGTCTTCTTCGCGCTGATGGGCGTCACGTTCTTCATGGTCTTCTACATCCAGAGCGTGCGCGGCTTCTCCCCGCTCCAGGCGGGCCTGCTGCTCCTGCCGCTGGCCGCCGCTCAGATGATCTTCGCGCCGCGGGCCCGGCACGTCGTCGACCGCTTCGGCGCCCGCGTCGTCTGCACGGTCGGCATGCTGCTCGTCGCCGTCACCATGTCCGGCTTCGTCCTGATGGGCACGGACACCCCGATCTGGGTGCTGGAAGTGCTCTTCTTCCTCCAGGGCACCGGCATGGCGCACATCATGCCGCCGGTCACCGTCTCGATCATGCAGTCCCTGCCGCGCGAGAAGGCCGGCTCCGGGTCGGCGCTGAACAACACGTTCCGGCAGGTCGGCGGCACGCTCGGGGTCGCCGTCCTGGGCTCCGTGCTGTCCGCGACCTACCGCAACGACATCGAGGGCACGCTGAACGCCGTACCGGGCCTGCCGGACGCGGCGCGGCACGCGGCGGGCGAGTCCATCGAGGCCACGCTCGGCGTCGCCGACAAGCTGGGGCCCGCGGGGCGGCAGCTGGCCGCCGCGGCCGACGACGCCTTCGTGCACGCCATGCACGTCACCGCGCTCGGCTCCGCCACGGTCGCCGTCGTCGGTGCGCTGGTCGTCGGCCTGTTCCTGCCCGGCAGGGCGGCCGACCGGCCTGCCGGGCCGCCCCAGGAGACGCCGCGAGAGACTGCTCCCACGGGGCGGCGGCCGTAA
- the panB gene encoding 3-methyl-2-oxobutanoate hydroxymethyltransferase — MTQISPAQTQDKKQGTQDGKPGADPKATGVKSLYGGTRSRRVTVRDIAAAKSRGDKWPMLTAYDAMTASVFDDAGIPVLLVGDSMGNCHLGYESTVPVTMDEMTLLSAAVVRGTERALVVADLPFGAYQEGPVQALRNATRLVKEAGVGAVKLEGGERSADQIKLLVDAGIPVMAHVGLTPQSVNAFGGYPVQGRGEEAAQQLLRDAKAVQDAGAFAVVLEAVPAELAAEVTRSLHIPTIGIGAGLDCDAQVLVWTDMAGMTKGRVPRFVKQYAELRNALGDAAKAFAEDVVGGTFPAEEHTFH, encoded by the coding sequence ATGACGCAGATCTCGCCTGCCCAGACGCAGGACAAGAAGCAGGGGACACAGGACGGGAAGCCCGGCGCCGACCCGAAGGCCACCGGGGTCAAGTCGCTCTACGGCGGCACCCGCTCCCGCCGCGTCACCGTCCGCGACATCGCCGCCGCCAAGTCCCGCGGCGACAAGTGGCCCATGCTCACGGCGTACGACGCGATGACCGCTTCCGTCTTCGACGACGCGGGCATCCCCGTCCTGCTCGTCGGTGACTCCATGGGCAACTGCCACCTCGGGTACGAGTCGACCGTCCCCGTCACCATGGACGAGATGACACTGCTCTCCGCCGCCGTCGTACGCGGCACCGAGCGCGCCCTCGTCGTCGCCGACCTGCCCTTCGGCGCGTACCAGGAAGGCCCCGTCCAGGCGCTGCGCAACGCCACCCGGCTGGTCAAGGAGGCCGGCGTGGGCGCGGTGAAGCTGGAGGGCGGCGAGCGCTCGGCCGACCAGATCAAGCTGCTGGTCGACGCCGGCATCCCGGTCATGGCCCACGTCGGGCTGACCCCGCAGTCGGTCAACGCCTTCGGCGGCTACCCGGTGCAGGGCCGCGGCGAGGAGGCGGCCCAGCAGCTGCTGCGGGACGCCAAGGCGGTGCAGGACGCGGGCGCCTTCGCGGTGGTCCTGGAGGCCGTACCGGCCGAACTGGCCGCCGAGGTCACCCGCTCGCTGCACATCCCCACGATCGGCATCGGCGCGGGCCTGGACTGCGACGCGCAGGTCCTGGTCTGGACGGACATGGCCGGCATGACCAAGGGCCGGGTGCCGCGCTTCGTGAAGCAGTACGCGGAGCTGCGGAACGCACTGGGCGACGCGGCGAAGGCCTTCGCGGAGGACGTCGTCGGCGGCACCTTCCCGGCGGAGGAACACACCTTCCACTGA
- a CDS encoding ATP-binding cassette domain-containing protein: protein MTQNTHSADGRTAVQVRGLVKHFGDVKAVDGVDLDVREGTVMGVLGPNGAGKTTLVRCLSTLLVPDAGTAVVAGYDVVRQPRALRRTIGLTGQYASVDEKLSGRENLYMIGRLLDLSRKDARTRADELLERFSLTEAAKRPAGKYSGGMRRRLDLAASMIGRPAVLYLDEPTTGLDPRTRNEVWDEVNHLVRDGATVLLTTQYMEEAERLADELTVVDRGRVIAEGQVDELKAKVGGRTLQIRPAVGGELDRMVGAITQAGLDGIAGATADHEDGVVNVPIISDEQLTAVVNVLGERGFALAGINTHLPSLDEVFLAITGQKTSETEAPAEPADAQYEEVAA from the coding sequence ATGACGCAGAACACTCACTCCGCCGACGGCCGCACGGCCGTCCAAGTCCGGGGCCTGGTCAAGCACTTCGGCGACGTCAAGGCCGTCGACGGGGTGGACCTGGACGTGCGGGAAGGCACGGTCATGGGCGTGCTCGGGCCGAACGGCGCGGGCAAGACCACGCTCGTGCGCTGTCTCTCCACCCTCCTCGTGCCGGACGCCGGCACGGCCGTCGTGGCCGGGTACGACGTCGTGCGCCAGCCGCGCGCCCTGCGCCGCACGATCGGCCTGACGGGGCAGTACGCCTCCGTGGACGAGAAGCTCTCCGGCCGGGAGAACCTCTACATGATCGGCCGGCTGCTCGACCTCTCCCGCAAGGACGCCCGGACCCGCGCCGACGAGCTGCTGGAGCGGTTCTCGCTCACCGAGGCCGCCAAGCGCCCCGCCGGCAAGTACTCCGGCGGCATGCGCCGCCGCCTCGACCTCGCGGCGTCGATGATCGGCAGGCCCGCCGTGCTGTATCTGGACGAGCCGACGACCGGCCTCGACCCCCGCACCCGCAACGAGGTCTGGGACGAGGTCAACCACCTCGTCCGCGACGGCGCGACGGTCCTGCTGACCACGCAGTACATGGAAGAGGCCGAGCGGCTGGCCGATGAGCTGACCGTCGTCGACCGCGGCCGGGTGATCGCCGAGGGCCAGGTGGACGAGCTGAAGGCCAAGGTCGGCGGGCGCACGCTGCAGATCCGCCCGGCGGTCGGCGGCGAGCTGGACCGGATGGTCGGCGCGATCACGCAGGCCGGCCTGGACGGCATAGCCGGCGCCACGGCGGACCACGAGGACGGCGTGGTGAACGTCCCGATCATCAGCGACGAGCAGCTGACCGCGGTGGTCAACGTCCTCGGCGAGCGCGGCTTCGCGCTGGCCGGCATCAACACCCACCTGCCCAGCCTGGACGAGGTCTTCCTGGCCATCACCGGCCAGAAGACGTCCGAGACCGAAGCGCCCGCCGAGCCGGCGGACGCCCAGTACGAGGAGGTCGCGGCATGA
- a CDS encoding ABC transporter permease — MSAATITAPVAKPGAAEGRIGLRANLRHIGALVRRNALQIKQDPESMFDVLLMPIIFILLFVYVFGGAIAGKGNQQEYVQYLVPGMMAMMGMNIAMAVGTGVNEDFRKGVMDRFRTMPIARSSVLIAKIVVEIGRMLIATAILLCMGFLLGMEIRGSVPEFVAAIVLSTVFGAALMWIFILLGLSVKTPQAVQGMAMLVLMPLQFGSSIFAPPTSMPGWLEGFTKVNPLSNLADAARSLLGGQGPVAQPALITLAWAIGITAVTMPLAVRKFRSKT, encoded by the coding sequence ATGAGCGCCGCAACGATCACGGCGCCCGTCGCGAAGCCCGGGGCCGCCGAGGGCCGGATCGGCCTGCGGGCCAACCTGCGCCACATCGGCGCGCTGGTGCGGCGCAACGCCCTGCAGATCAAGCAGGACCCGGAGTCGATGTTCGACGTCCTGCTGATGCCGATCATCTTCATCCTGCTCTTCGTGTACGTCTTCGGCGGCGCCATCGCCGGCAAGGGCAATCAGCAGGAGTACGTCCAGTACCTGGTCCCCGGCATGATGGCCATGATGGGCATGAACATCGCCATGGCGGTCGGCACGGGTGTCAACGAGGACTTCCGCAAGGGTGTGATGGACCGCTTCCGCACGATGCCCATCGCGCGGTCCTCGGTCCTCATAGCCAAGATCGTCGTCGAGATCGGCCGGATGCTGATCGCCACCGCGATCCTGCTGTGCATGGGCTTCCTGCTCGGCATGGAGATCAGGGGCTCGGTGCCGGAGTTCGTCGCGGCGATCGTGCTGTCGACCGTCTTCGGCGCGGCGCTGATGTGGATCTTCATCCTGCTGGGGCTGTCGGTGAAGACGCCGCAGGCCGTGCAGGGGATGGCGATGCTGGTGCTGATGCCGCTGCAGTTCGGCTCGTCGATCTTCGCGCCGCCCACGTCGATGCCCGGCTGGCTGGAGGGGTTCACGAAGGTCAACCCCCTCTCCAACCTCGCCGACGCGGCCCGCAGCCTCCTGGGCGGCCAGGGCCCGGTGGCCCAGCCGGCCCTGATCACACTGGCCTGGGCGATAGGCATCACGGCCGTCACCATGCCGCTGGCGGTCCGGAAGTTCCGCTCGAAGACCTGA